The following are from one region of the Tenacibaculum dicentrarchi genome:
- a CDS encoding DUF4290 domain-containing protein — protein MTFDLEYNSERDHLIIPEYGRHIQKLVNHCITLETKEERNVMAKAIVDVMGNLQPHLRDVPDFKHKLWDQLHIIADFKLDAESPYEIPSKEELTEKPEKMAYPKSASKYRYYGNNIQTMINMALTWEEGEKREALVFTIANHMKKCYLNWNKDTVDDAIIFKHLYNLSEKNIDLRDSNEVLSESKNLLRKRSSQGQSNKGASKTKSNYTTNNKYRKK, from the coding sequence ATGACGTTTGATTTAGAATACAATTCAGAAAGAGATCACTTAATAATTCCAGAATATGGAAGACATATACAAAAATTAGTAAATCATTGCATCACTTTAGAAACTAAAGAAGAACGCAATGTAATGGCTAAAGCTATTGTCGATGTAATGGGGAATTTACAACCTCATTTACGTGATGTACCCGATTTTAAACACAAACTTTGGGATCAGTTACATATTATTGCCGATTTTAAATTAGATGCAGAATCGCCTTATGAAATTCCTTCGAAAGAAGAATTGACAGAAAAACCCGAAAAAATGGCATATCCTAAATCGGCTTCAAAATATCGTTATTATGGAAATAATATTCAAACGATGATTAACATGGCTTTAACTTGGGAAGAAGGTGAAAAAAGAGAGGCTTTAGTTTTTACGATTGCCAATCATATGAAAAAATGTTATTTAAATTGGAATAAAGATACGGTTGATGATGCTATTATCTTTAAACATTTATATAATTTATCTGAAAAAAATATTGATTTAAGGGATTCAAATGAAGTTTTATCAGAAAGTAAAAATTTGCTAAGAAAACGAAGTAGTCAAGGACAGTCTAATAAAGGCGCTTCTAAGACAAAATCAAATTACACGACGAATAATAAATATAGAAAAAAATAA
- the murA gene encoding UDP-N-acetylglucosamine 1-carboxyvinyltransferase, which yields MASFKIEGGHKLNGVITPQGAKNEALQIICAVLLTAEKVIINNIPDIIDVNKLIFILGELGVKIEKISSNSYSFQADNINLSYLESAKFKKDGSSLRGSIMIVGPLLARFGKGYIPRPGGDKIGRRRLDTHFEGFINLGAKFRYNKEEYFYGVEAENGLVGADMLLDEASVTGTANIIMAAVLAKGITKIYNAACEPYIQQLSKMLNSMGAKITGVGSNLLTIEGVKSLGGCEHRVLPDMIEIGSWIGVAAMTRSELTIKDVSWENLGQIPNVFRKLGIQLDKKGDDIFIPAQDSYEIQNYIDGSILTVADAPWPGFTPDLLSIVLVLATQAKGTVLIHQKMFESRLFFVDKLIDMGAKVILCDPHRATVIGHNFQSSLKATKMTSPDIRAGISLLIAALSAKGTSIINNIEQIDRGYENIEARLKSIGAKIERIED from the coding sequence ATGGCATCATTTAAAATAGAAGGTGGTCACAAACTTAATGGAGTAATTACCCCGCAAGGAGCAAAAAATGAAGCGCTACAAATTATATGTGCCGTTTTACTGACTGCCGAAAAAGTAATTATCAATAATATTCCTGATATTATTGATGTTAATAAATTAATTTTCATCTTAGGTGAATTAGGTGTTAAAATTGAAAAAATAAGTTCAAATTCGTATAGTTTTCAAGCTGATAATATTAATTTAAGCTATTTAGAATCTGCTAAATTTAAAAAAGACGGAAGCTCATTAAGAGGTTCTATTATGATTGTTGGACCTTTATTAGCACGTTTTGGAAAAGGATATATTCCACGTCCGGGAGGTGATAAAATTGGTCGCCGTCGTTTAGACACTCATTTTGAAGGGTTTATTAATTTAGGTGCAAAATTCCGTTATAATAAAGAAGAGTATTTTTATGGAGTAGAAGCTGAAAATGGATTGGTTGGTGCTGATATGTTATTAGATGAAGCATCTGTAACAGGAACGGCTAATATTATAATGGCTGCTGTTTTAGCAAAAGGAATAACTAAAATATACAACGCTGCTTGCGAACCTTATATTCAGCAATTATCTAAGATGTTGAACTCAATGGGGGCGAAAATAACAGGCGTTGGTTCTAATTTATTAACGATTGAAGGGGTAAAATCTTTAGGTGGTTGCGAACACAGGGTATTACCTGATATGATTGAAATTGGTAGTTGGATTGGCGTTGCTGCAATGACACGTTCTGAATTGACTATTAAAGATGTTAGCTGGGAAAACTTAGGACAAATTCCTAATGTGTTTCGTAAATTAGGAATTCAATTAGATAAAAAAGGCGATGATATTTTTATCCCAGCACAAGATAGTTACGAAATTCAAAACTATATTGACGGTTCAATTTTAACAGTAGCCGATGCTCCTTGGCCAGGTTTTACACCAGATTTATTAAGTATTGTTTTGGTATTAGCTACTCAAGCAAAAGGAACGGTATTAATTCATCAAAAAATGTTTGAAAGTCGTTTGTTTTTTGTCGATAAATTAATTGATATGGGCGCAAAAGTAATTTTATGCGATCCGCACAGAGCAACCGTTATAGGACATAATTTTCAATCAAGTTTGAAAGCTACTAAAATGACATCGCCTGATATTCGTGCAGGAATTTCATTATTAATTGCCGCTTTATCAGCAAAAGGAACCAGTATTATTAATAATATTGAACAAATTGATAGAGGATATGAAAATATTGAAGCTCGATTAAAATCAATTGGTGCAAAAATTGAAAGAATAGAAGACTAA
- a CDS encoding nucleotide exchange factor GrpE, protein MSKDQYTKEDELKDAIDNTELETNQEESQEEKEVEAKEEDEIVPTPEELLAEEKNKYLRLFAEFENYKKRTSKERVELFKTAGQQVMTALLPILDDFERALAHAETNKKEVKKLDKAASKEIASLNKGMSLIQQKFVATLEQKGLTAVEVKSGDDFDADVHQAITQIPAPSDKLKGKVIDCVEKGYKLGDKIIRHPKVVVGQA, encoded by the coding sequence ATGAGTAAAGATCAATATACTAAAGAAGACGAATTAAAAGACGCTATCGACAATACTGAATTAGAAACCAACCAAGAAGAATCTCAAGAAGAGAAAGAGGTGGAGGCTAAAGAAGAAGATGAAATAGTACCAACTCCTGAAGAGTTATTAGCGGAAGAAAAAAATAAATATTTACGTTTATTTGCTGAATTTGAAAACTATAAAAAACGTACTTCTAAAGAACGTGTAGAGCTTTTTAAAACAGCAGGGCAACAAGTAATGACAGCTTTACTGCCAATTTTAGATGATTTCGAAAGAGCTTTAGCACATGCTGAAACTAACAAGAAAGAAGTTAAAAAATTAGACAAAGCAGCAAGCAAAGAAATTGCTAGTTTAAATAAAGGAATGTCATTAATTCAGCAAAAATTTGTAGCTACTTTAGAGCAAAAAGGATTAACAGCTGTAGAGGTAAAATCTGGTGATGATTTTGATGCTGATGTACATCAAGCAATTACACAAATACCTGCACCTTCTGACAAATTAAAAGGAAAAGTTATTGATTGTGTAGAAAAAGGATATAAGTTAGGTGATAAAATTATCCGTCATCCAAAAGTTGTAGTAGGACAGGCATAA